In Acidisarcina polymorpha, the DNA window GCCTCGGGTTGCGCGCTGACGCAACAAGTCAATTTCAAGGTCGGCCAGGCGAAGGTTTTCCTGCGCGCGCGGAGGTCCGCGGCGCAGCAACGACCGCACCCTCGCCAACAATTCGGAGAATGCAAACGGCTTCACCAGATAATCATCCGCGCCCAGTTCAAATCCCCGCACCCGCTCGTGTACCGCATCGCGAGCGGTCAGCAGAAGCACCAGGACCGGGCCGCCTTCTTTGCGCAACCGCGTCAGCACCTGCCAGCCATCCAGCCCTGGCAGCATTACGTCTAGAATGACAAGGTCGAAATGCGATTCCTGCGCCAGGTGCAGCCCATCCGATCCATCTACCGCGACATCGACGACGAAACCTGCCTCCGCAAGTCCCTTCTTCAGGAACTTGGCGGTCTTGGCTTCATCTTCGACAATCAAAATCTTCATGGTTCCCTCAAAAGGCTTCATCGAACGCAGCGTGCCGTGCCCGTTCTTCAGGTTTGTGGCGGTTCCCGAAGGTAGATGAGAATCTGTTTGCCGGTCCCATCCGGAGAAGCTTTAGCGCCCTCGCGGACCCTCTCGAGCGCAGCGCCGTTCTCTATCAGCGTCCATGTCTCTCTGGACAGAATGATGTGGCCATCTTCATGCTCTTCAACGGAGAAGACCAGGCTCTTCCCGGACCGAACGATCGATGTATGGAATTCATCCCCGTCGGCTCCAATAGTTGTGGACACCTTGCCGTCCGTTGTATAGCGTTGCATCGCGGTCCGGGCCGCTCCGGAGCCGCGACGGATGGTGGTCTCTACATTCAGTTGTGCATCGTGATGATCGATGCGCAGCGTAACATTCCCGCTGCGTTTCGGCGTCGAGCGTTCGCCGTTCAGTTTCCACACCCCGGAGAAATCCGGATTCGGTGGCGAGCACATTCCGTGACAAGCCACCAGAGCCATCAACAGCAGGCCGAAAAACAGTCGCCTTTTCATGCGCCGGGGACCTTATCCAATCTCGAATGCGCCAACGGTTCCTCCTGCTCAAAACTCCAGGCGCAGCGCGAACTGCATCTCGCGGGGCGTTCCCGAGCCCACCGGCGTAATGGGATTGACGATGGCTGTGTTCAAATTCACCGTGTTGATGACGCTGCCGAAGCCGCTCGAACAGCCCGTGGGAGCTGAAGTTGAAAGGACGCAAGTGGCTTGCGGCTGACCTAATTGCGGGTGATTGAAGATGTTGTAGAACTCCGAGCGGAACTCCAATTGCGCGCGCTCGCCAAAGGCGATGGTTTTGGCGGCGCCCATATCGATCTGCCACGTGCCCGGCCCGCGAACCAGGTTCCGCGGCGCGTCGCCGAACTCCCCAGCCGGAAGAGTGAACGCCGCGGGATTTACCCAAAGGGCTCTCGTTCTCCCGCCGGGCGGCGTGAGCGAGACGCCCGGAACCAGGTCGGGACGCTGGGTGCTCGAGTTCCCATCCGCCGCGACATAGCTGCCGGGCAACAGCACGTTGACCGGGAAGCCCGTACGGGCCAGCGCCGCCGTGGTCAGTTGCCAGTTGCCCGCGACGGCCGTGGCTACGCCCCCCTGGTTCAGCATCTGCTTGCCCCGGCCGAAGGGAAGCTCATAGACCGCGTTGCCATTGACCACATGGCGGGCGTCCCAGGCGCCGCTCGCCCACTCGCAGGCGAGGCAATTTGCGTTTTGCGGCGAGATTTCGTCGCCGTCTCCGCTGCCGTTCGAGCCGTTGTCGATCTCGTGCGTATAGGCGTAGTTGGCGGTCACCAGGAGCCCGCTCGAGAACGGCCGCCGTACCGAGACCAGCAGGCCGTTGTACGAACTGGCGCCGATTGAGCCGCGCCAGCCAATAGCCGGAGCAAAGGCCGGGTATTGCGCAATACCAGTAGCCGGATCGATCAGGTTCACGACGTTGGTTTCCAGCAGATGGACGCCGTGGCTTCCCACATAGGAGAACGTGCTTACGAAGTTGGCCGGCAACTCCCGCTGCACCGAGAGGTCCCACTGCTCGGTGTAGGTGTCCTTGCGGTTGCGCTGTTCGGCATTCGGCGAAATGGTTCCGGTTCCAGTGAAGTACGGATCAACTGGATAAGTCACCTGGAGGCTGCTACCGCTGGTGACCGAGTATGAGGGAATCTCATTCTTGGCGGGTAGATTTTGATCGTCGAGCTGGCCGTCTTCGTGGTACATGCCGAATCCGCCGCGAACCACTGTCCTGTTATCTTGCGGAGGCGACCAGACGAATCCCATACGTGGATCGATGTCACCGTAATTTTGATGGCCGAAGCTGGCGCCCAGACCGCAGAATCCCTGCGGGCCGCAGGTGTCGAAGTCGAAGGGGTTGGCCTTTCCGTTGGCCTCGTTGAAGATCTGGAAGACGGTATACCGCGCCCCAAGATTGAGGGAGAAATTCGGCCGCACCTTGAACTCGTCCTGAACGTAACCGACGATCCAGTTCTTGCGCAGATCGTTCACCGGCAGAGAGCCCGTCAGAGTTGCCTTGTGCACTTGGTTCGCTGCCAGTGCTTCGACCGTGGAGAATGTCGCCGTTCCATGTTCCCCGTAGTGCTGGTTCAATTGAATGTGGCGGACCTCCACTCCGGCTTTGATGGTCTGCCGGCCATGGAGCCAGGTCAGATTGTCGATCCCCGAAAAGGTGTTGCCCACGTAGATGGTGGTGTAGTCGTAGTTGAGGCTGCCGAAGCCCGGCCCGACATCCGCGGCTGAAATTGCGATCTGGTAGGGAGAGCCGGTTTGACTTAAGAAGTAAGTGTTATCGGTGGAGCGGTTGAAGCCAAACTTCGCCTCATTCGCCAGACTGGGGCTGAAGATGTGCAGCAGTTCGAGCACGCCATTGACCGGCGCAGCCACCCTCTGTTCCACGTTTGTCGCGACCGTTGAAGCCGGCTGTGTGTCCACCGAACGGTCATAATTGAAGCGCATGAAGCCAGTCGTCCTGTCCGAAAAATGCTGGTCCAGCCGGAGCATCGCCGAGTTCTCATTGACCACCTGTGTGCAGGCGCAAGTCAGTATGTCGATGTTCGGATCGCTGGTCGGCGTCTGGATCGCTTTTGGGCCCGCGGTTGGGTAGGCGTTGATTAGGTTGTAAACGGGGGACGAAGGTAGAACCGTCGCCCGCAGGGCCGCGCTCGGCACGTCGCCGCTCACCGGATAGCCCCAGTTTTGCCGGTAGGCCTCCGAGGCGATATAGAAGAAGGTTTTGTCCTTCCTGATAGGTCCGCCCACCGATCCTCCGAACTGATTCAGGCGAAGCGGCTGCTGCGTTTCGCCGTTAGACGCCCAGGTGGGCTCGGGCGCGTCGAAATAGTCATTGCGCAGGTACTCAAAAAGACGCCCGTGAAAGCGGTTGGTGCCTGAAAGCGATGTGACGGCAAGTTGAGCGCCGCCGGTCGCACCCTCTTCGGCGGTCGCCAGCAGGGTGTCGACACGGAACTCCTGGATTGCATCCAGGGGAATGCTGAGTCGCGCCCAGGGGCGCTGCGTCTGATTGATGATGCTCGTCTCGTCGATGCCGTCAAAGCTAAAGTTGCTGTCGTCGAGGCCACGTCCGGCGAACCGGATTGATCGCTGGTTGCTGCCGCCGGTGTCGATGGCCCCGGGAACATATGCGGTCAATGCCGCCCAGTTGCGGCCGTTCAGCGGCAGTTCGTCGGCCTGCTTTCTCTCGATCAGGCCGGTGACCGCTGCAGTGTTGCTGTCTATCAACTCCGAACTGGATGCGACTTGCACGGTCTGCTGGCCGCCTGAGATCACCAGCGCCGCATCGAGGGTGCGCGTCCTCCCAACCACCTGCTCCACATCGGTGAACGTCAGGGACGCGAAGCCTGGGTGATCGAATGTGACGGTGTATCTGCCGACCGGGAGTTCAGGTATGTCATACCTTCCATCGGTGTCTGTCGTCACTTCACGCCGCAGCTCGGTCGAGTTCTCTACTGCAGTAATGTGCGTTTGCCTCAGCAGCCTTCCCGACGGATCCGTGACCGTGCCGCTCAAAGCGCTGCGATCGACCTGAGCCGACCCCGGGATCGCACAAGCGAACAAGAAGATAGTGGAAAGAATAACCACAGACTGGGAT includes these proteins:
- a CDS encoding heavy metal response regulator transcription factor, with product MKILIVEDEAKTAKFLKKGLAEAGFVVDVAVDGSDGLHLAQESHFDLVILDVMLPGLDGWQVLTRLRKEGGPVLVLLLTARDAVHERVRGFELGADDYLVKPFAFSELLARVRSLLRRGPPRAQENLRLADLEIDLLRQRATRGGQRLDLTFKEFLLLTLLARRAGEVLSRTLIAEAVWDMNFDSDTNVVDVNVRRLRSKVDDPFPIKLIHTVRGAGYVLEAE
- a CDS encoding TonB-dependent receptor → MEKLRSSLSQSVVILSTIFLFACAIPGSAQVDRSALSGTVTDPSGRLLRQTHITAVENSTELRREVTTDTDGRYDIPELPVGRYTVTFDHPGFASLTFTDVEQVVGRTRTLDAALVISGGQQTVQVASSSELIDSNTAAVTGLIERKQADELPLNGRNWAALTAYVPGAIDTGGSNQRSIRFAGRGLDDSNFSFDGIDETSIINQTQRPWARLSIPLDAIQEFRVDTLLATAEEGATGGAQLAVTSLSGTNRFHGRLFEYLRNDYFDAPEPTWASNGETQQPLRLNQFGGSVGGPIRKDKTFFYIASEAYRQNWGYPVSGDVPSAALRATVLPSSPVYNLINAYPTAGPKAIQTPTSDPNIDILTCACTQVVNENSAMLRLDQHFSDRTTGFMRFNYDRSVDTQPASTVATNVEQRVAAPVNGVLELLHIFSPSLANEAKFGFNRSTDNTYFLSQTGSPYQIAISAADVGPGFGSLNYDYTTIYVGNTFSGIDNLTWLHGRQTIKAGVEVRHIQLNQHYGEHGTATFSTVEALAANQVHKATLTGSLPVNDLRKNWIVGYVQDEFKVRPNFSLNLGARYTVFQIFNEANGKANPFDFDTCGPQGFCGLGASFGHQNYGDIDPRMGFVWSPPQDNRTVVRGGFGMYHEDGQLDDQNLPAKNEIPSYSVTSGSSLQVTYPVDPYFTGTGTISPNAEQRNRKDTYTEQWDLSVQRELPANFVSTFSYVGSHGVHLLETNVVNLIDPATGIAQYPAFAPAIGWRGSIGASSYNGLLVSVRRPFSSGLLVTANYAYTHEIDNGSNGSGDGDEISPQNANCLACEWASGAWDARHVVNGNAVYELPFGRGKQMLNQGGVATAVAGNWQLTTAALARTGFPVNVLLPGSYVAADGNSSTQRPDLVPGVSLTPPGGRTRALWVNPAAFTLPAGEFGDAPRNLVRGPGTWQIDMGAAKTIAFGERAQLEFRSEFYNIFNHPQLGQPQATCVLSTSAPTGCSSGFGSVINTVNLNTAIVNPITPVGSGTPREMQFALRLEF